Proteins encoded within one genomic window of Methanosarcina barkeri str. Wiesmoor:
- a CDS encoding HAD family hydrolase, which translates to MSKRIAVVFDSAGTLLHMYRVAKEASTGNILENIESTAIVAQKNGCGLVVLNAESDILLSSRKDMSLFEFIKEYRVSIGIGCSKGNFTPEIACDILKGTSPRMGDIHDVLEAVTSHCPNVFYLAAGLIVDSQARSVPYILSTGGHVFSTTLQTIQALHSMKVDTYIASGDSLFALMQLAEFINIPQERVFAFSNTIMKEKVVLELKQKYDKVVMVGDGINDILAFRAADLGVMTTQQGDKRPTKLREAADVIIDNIIKVVDVVKVL; encoded by the coding sequence ATGTCCAAAAGAATTGCAGTGGTCTTTGACAGTGCCGGAACCCTTCTACATATGTACAGGGTTGCAAAAGAAGCTAGTACCGGGAATATTCTTGAAAACATAGAGAGCACTGCTATCGTCGCGCAAAAGAATGGATGCGGGCTTGTAGTTCTGAACGCCGAAAGTGATATACTCCTGAGCTCAAGAAAAGATATGTCTCTATTTGAGTTTATAAAAGAGTACAGAGTTTCAATAGGTATAGGATGTTCAAAAGGAAACTTTACTCCGGAGATTGCATGTGATATCCTAAAAGGAACATCCCCAAGAATGGGCGACATACATGATGTGCTGGAAGCGGTTACATCCCACTGTCCGAATGTTTTTTACCTGGCGGCAGGCCTGATAGTTGACTCTCAAGCTAGAAGCGTGCCATATATCCTGAGTACAGGAGGGCATGTATTCAGTACTACATTACAAACGATCCAGGCTCTCCATTCTATGAAAGTGGATACGTATATAGCATCTGGAGATAGTTTATTCGCTCTCATGCAGCTTGCCGAGTTCATAAACATTCCTCAGGAAAGAGTCTTTGCTTTTTCAAACACCATTATGAAGGAAAAAGTAGTGCTAGAACTAAAGCAAAAGTATGATAAAGTAGTCATGGTAGGGGATGGAATTAACGACATACTGGCATTCAGAGCAGCAGATCTGGGAGTAATGACAACACAGCAGGGCGATAAAAGACCTACTAAACTAAGAGAAGCAGCAGACGTGATTATTGACAATATTATAAAAGTTGTGGATGTGGTAAAAGTGCTGTAA
- a CDS encoding presenilin family intramembrane aspartyl protease PSH, giving the protein MSSIEQSIKDYFPIISMGGLILIVQILALFLSTPMEVSGMQAFEDPTQVSNSIYYIIMILVFTLFVLIAIKKNMKWVISLFIYLAIISTIYYVVLALFTLIPSLSGFESIASIVLSIGITVLLYKYPEWYIVDIVGVCIAAGVSALIGISLSVVPVIILLLLLAIYDAISVYKTKHMVTMAEGIMDLKLPIMFVIPKNLKYSFLKEDFKKEGKHEAFFMGLGDAVMPTLLVVSANVFMKSNFYPVTGAILGTLLGHAILSIQVMKGNPQAGLPFLNSGVILGFFAGVLISGASFL; this is encoded by the coding sequence TTGAGTTCCATCGAACAATCAATTAAAGATTATTTCCCCATTATTTCCATGGGAGGACTAATCCTTATAGTGCAGATTCTTGCACTCTTTTTGTCCACACCAATGGAAGTTAGTGGAATGCAGGCTTTTGAGGACCCAACCCAGGTGTCTAATTCTATATATTATATTATAATGATCCTGGTTTTTACCCTGTTTGTCCTTATAGCAATAAAGAAAAATATGAAGTGGGTAATCAGCCTCTTTATTTATCTGGCCATAATAAGCACTATCTATTACGTAGTCCTCGCCCTGTTTACCCTTATTCCGTCTCTTTCAGGATTTGAGTCCATTGCCTCAATTGTGCTATCCATAGGAATAACAGTGCTGCTCTATAAATATCCAGAATGGTACATAGTTGACATTGTGGGAGTTTGTATTGCAGCCGGGGTCAGTGCTCTGATAGGAATTTCCCTCTCAGTTGTCCCCGTAATAATACTTCTGCTGCTTCTTGCAATATACGACGCTATATCGGTGTACAAAACAAAGCATATGGTAACGATGGCTGAAGGGATAATGGATCTGAAGCTTCCAATCATGTTTGTAATTCCAAAAAACCTGAAATATTCTTTCTTGAAGGAAGACTTCAAAAAGGAAGGAAAGCACGAGGCCTTTTTTATGGGGCTTGGAGATGCGGTTATGCCTACTCTGTTGGTAGTATCAGCAAATGTCTTCATGAAAAGTAATTTCTATCCAGTCACTGGGGCCATACTGGGCACGCTTCTAGGTCACGCAATCCTTTCCATTCAGGTAATGAAAGGAAATCCACAGGCAGGTCTTCCCTTTTTGAATTCCGGAGTAATCCTGGGGTTCTTTGCTGGTGTCCTGATCTCAGGGGCTTCATTTTTGTGA